The sequence CGCGTTATATTGCGTATTTATTTACATCAATTTTAATTATGTGCATTAGTTTATTTGTTTATAAACGAACAAATAAAAATTGGCCAAAACTTAATACCGAACAATCAAAACCAGCTTTGAAGTTTGGTTTAGGTGTATTGCCTCATGCATTAAGTTGGTGGGCAAGAACAGGCATGGATCGTATGATTATTGCTAAGTTCGTTTCTGTACATCAAGTCGGTTTATACTCTATTGCAGCACAATTGAGCTTAATTGTGATCGTATTTTCAAATGCGGTAAATCAAGCTTTTACACCAAAGATAATGAAAATGCTCAGTGAAAATCAGTTTTCACAAACGGTTTTATTGTGCTTTAAAGTGATATTTGGATATATGATTATTTGTATTTTACTGGCATTATCCGCTCCTTTAATTTTTGACTTATTGATAGATGTAAAATTTGAACAAGCTAAGAGTCTGCTGCCTTTAATGTGTGCAGTTGCTTTTTTTCAAGCTACAGTAACTTTGTTTAGTAACTTTTTATACTTTTTTAAACGCGTTAAATTATTATCGAGTATTACCTTTTTTTCATCGGCATTACACGTAATTTTAGCTTGGTTCTTAGTCGGTAATTATGGGGTAAATGGTGTGATTGGGTCCTCTATAGCTACTTATTTATTATCTTCTATCTTGATTATTATTTTTTCTCTATCATCTATTAAAAGGGGGCAAAATGCGTAAAATCAGTTTTACTAAAAGGGTAACAGATGCCGCTTCATTTAGAACTGGGCAGCTTTGTCATATTGCTAAAGATGTTTATTACAAGCAAAAGAATAAAAGCAAACCTAAGTTGTTAGTTTTTACTGATTCTAGAGGTTATGAAGTTGTAAAACCTTGGAATCGCAAAAGCGCCTATGCGTCTTATGTTGGGCTCTTATGTCAAGAGTATGATGTTGACTATGTAATATGCCCTGAGTTCAGTACAACAGTAATAGACTTTGTATATGAATATCAAAAACGGATAACAAGCGGCCAGCATTATGATGCTGTAATAGCACATGTGGGCGTGGTTGACTTTTCTCCTAGGCCAACTTCCATGTTAGATGACATGATGGCAGCTAAATCTCATAAAATAGAATATATTTTTGATAATGGTCGCAAGTTGATAAGTGATTTTAAAGCTTATCATGATGATTCATTTGATGATTTGTATTTTGGTAAAACAGTTAAGAATTTTTACCCCAAAGGTTTTTTGAAAGATAGTATTATTCCTCAATTAAAGAACATTCCAAATCTAATTATGGTTGGTTGTAGTCCAGTATTAAGTGATTGGAGAGGAAATTATTGGCGTGAAAGACCAAATAATATGAATATGATTTTAGAATATTCAAATATATGTAAACAGTCTTTGAATACATTTATTGATTTATCTACATGGTCTTCTGAAGAGATTAAGCTAAATACAATTGATAACATTCATTTGAGCCAACAAGGTTTTAATCATGTACATAAGCTATTGAAAGCAGAGCTTGATAAGTTATTGCTAAATAGAGGTTAAGTTGAAAACACTACTAGTACATTTGATTTGTTCAGTAATATCATTTTTAATTCCAACTCAAAAAAAATTACTTTTGTTTGGCTCTTGGTATGGTAATAAATATGGCGATAATCCTAGATACTTTTTTGAATGGCATTTAAAAAACACAGATTATCAATGCTATTGGATTACCAAAAATAGTGAAGTATATAAAGAACTAAAAGCAAAAAATATCAATGTGCTTTATGGTAATAGTTTACCGGTTATTTGGTTTCATTTAAGGGCTAAAGCTGTTTTTTGTAACTGTTCACCAAACACTGATTTATTTGGAAATTACCTGAATCGAAAAACGATTATTTTTAATTTATGGCATGGTACGCCAATAAAAAAAATAGGTTTCGATGCAATTGCATCAGATATTTCATCGGAACGCTTAGGGGTAAAGCGCAGCGGTTTTATTAGCCGTAATACGCCTAACTATATAAGAAAATTTAAAAATAAGTTACTTGATAAAGAACTTTATTACTTAGCGAGTTCACCTAAAGTTGCCACTCTATTAAGCTCAGCAATGGGTGTTGACGTTAATCATATTATTGTTTCAGGTTACCCTAAATTAGATCATTTAATTCAAGAGATAAAACAACCAATTAGAGGCTCT is a genomic window of Pseudoalteromonas sp. '520P1 No. 423' containing:
- a CDS encoding lipopolysaccharide biosynthesis protein → MFNSLKQKWSNRENRNVLIYMLSDLLAKGIPFLLIPFYTLYLTPEQFGSIAVFNIIVEIMIIFVVMGGNTYFRVEYFKTKQQSSLFGSVFINLVVTLPIALLLMFLFVLFDLDPTQHSAFWLYAAVLIALTQSIILLVLAFLQCKGQALYVGLLNLLSAAVSGILTVYFLSLEYLDEARYIAYLFTSILIMCISLFVYKRTNKNWPKLNTEQSKPALKFGLGVLPHALSWWARTGMDRMIIAKFVSVHQVGLYSIAAQLSLIVIVFSNAVNQAFTPKIMKMLSENQFSQTVLLCFKVIFGYMIICILLALSAPLIFDLLIDVKFEQAKSLLPLMCAVAFFQATVTLFSNFLYFFKRVKLLSSITFFSSALHVILAWFLVGNYGVNGVIGSSIATYLLSSILIIIFSLSSIKRGQNA
- a CDS encoding CDP-glycerol glycerophosphotransferase family protein, whose translation is MKTLLVHLICSVISFLIPTQKKLLLFGSWYGNKYGDNPRYFFEWHLKNTDYQCYWITKNSEVYKELKAKNINVLYGNSLPVIWFHLRAKAVFCNCSPNTDLFGNYLNRKTIIFNLWHGTPIKKIGFDAIASDISSERLGVKRSGFISRNTPNYIRKFKNKLLDKELYYLASSPKVATLLSSAMGVDVNHIIVSGYPKLDHLIQEIKQPIRGSILYAPTYRGEYNSENDLLTMFGFDPESMNQWLTEHDKNLTIRLHPANTLPESLQLEIANMDRLSLGGDKDLYEEITEYEMVITDFSSLYYDAVSVNIKTIMAPFGLDSYLNEDRQLYFQPKELFPYEMAKNWPELINLLPQYFHNEIDLLAIRESFYNETEGEGSKQLWNKIRDIIN